The Myripristis murdjan chromosome 8, fMyrMur1.1, whole genome shotgun sequence genomic sequence tgggtactcagatcttattctgttgtacttagatcttattctttattttttaaatcttttttttgttttatttaatctaatctgtggatactgctggaaaactgcgaatttcctgcgggatgaataaataTCTATCTGTGGAAAGTAATACATGCATAACTGTTAATTTTTGTAGGATATTTTCAACGTAACTGTTTTAAAATGCTACATAAATGGAATGAATTGTGTCGATGAGCGGTGGCTAAGTATGTGTGTCCCGTTCACAGTCCCACCGTAAGTTTTCGGCTCCGCGCCACGGCTCCCTGGGCTTCCTGCCCCGCAAGAGGAGCCGTCGTCACCGTGGTAAGGTGAAGAGCTTCCCCAAGGATGATGCCAGCAAGCCTGTCCACCTGACTGCCTTCCTGGGCTACAAGGCCGGCATGACACACATCGTCCGTGAGGTCGACAGACCCGGATCAAGTGAGTTGGAGCACAGTGACTTGAAACTAAAATGTAGTGTGTATGTTGCATGGAGTTGGTGTTCTGCCTGTGATGAGCCTCTCGACGGGCGGACAGAATGGGTTTCTACCCCTTGCTGAATGTCGAGTTCTGAGCGCAGCCTGTTACCAGTTATATGAACGTCTTAGTTTGAAATGAGACTTGAAGTAATCTTTGATTTTCCTCTGCAGAGGTGAACAAGAAGGAAGTGGTGGAGGCTGTTACAATTGTGGAGACTCCTCCCATgattgttgttggtgttgtggGATACGTCCAGACACCCCGCGGCCTCCGCTCCTTCAAGACCATCTTCGCCGAGCACGTCAGTGATGAGTGCAAGCGTCGCTTCTACAAGAACTGGTGAGAACACTGAACAAAATACAGTGAAACAAGattaaatataaagaaatatctGAAGCAAATGTTAATTGCCCAGAGTAGATTAAGCTGAGCAATCTAACAATCCGGTGGCCCCATGTGGCAGCTCCGCTCAGGTGCCTCGTGCCCTGAAGAGCTCCGGGCTCCTCTGGCCGGTGGAAAGGGCTTCTTAGAAACCGAGCCATGAGCCAAAACCCTCTGAAAAGCTACCACAGCCCCCTTACCCCCATGTGGAGGGAGGGCGAGTAGCTGTGCATTGTGTTCTTCCGCTGGCCCTCCGGGGTTATGAAGGACCTTTGCCAACCTGtgtgcctctcctctcccctgctgTTGCGCCGCGCGCTCGCAGGTACAAGTCCAAGAAGAAGGCCTTCACCAAGTACTGCAAGAAATGGCAGGATGACGAGGGCAAGAAGCAGCTCGAGAAGGACTTTGCCTCCATGAAGAAGTACTGCCAGGTCGTCCGCATCATCGCCCACACACAGGTTGGTCTTGCTGTACACTTCACATTCAGGTGGTTCTGCCGGTGAACTCTTGGGGCGTTGGTTTCTAATTTGTCTGTCGGTGATGAGACCACGGAACATTGCGTCAGGCATGGCGCCCGACACGTATGAGGATACCTTCCATGCTGCCTTCCTTCTGAGACTACAACTATCGCCATTTGCCTTGTGCCTGTTGGGTTAGAGTGtgtccccttttttttccttctattCTGACTCGTGTTTTGTGTCATGCAGATGCGCCTGCTGCCCTTGAGGCAGAAGAAGTCCCACCTTATGGAGGTGCAGCTGAACGGAGGCTCCATCTCCGACAAGGTGGACTGGGCCCGCGAGAAGCTGGAGCAGGCTGTGCTCGTCAACACTGTCTTCACCCAGGACGAGATGATCGACGTCATTGGTGTCACAAAGGGTCACGGATACAAGGGTACGTTGCACTGCAGTAACATCTGACACAGGCCGTTTCTGTGCAGATACAGAAGTAGGGCTACACACACATGACACTGCTCTGAAACCTATATTGTAATATGAATAGGAAGGATTTTTAGTGGGAGTAAAATCCACAGTATTTAGTCTCAGCTCTCATCAGCAATCCTCTGCTCCTCTAGGTGTCACCAGCCGTTGGCACACAAAGAAGCTGCCCCGCAAGACCCATCGTGGTCTGCGCAAGGTGGCTTGTATCGGAGCCTGGCATCCTGCCCGTGTAGCTTTCTCTGTGGCCCGTGCCGGTCAGAAGGGCTACCACCACCGCACAGAGATCAACAAGAAGGTGGGTGGAGGACTAAAACCACATGCCCCAACTTTACATTTAGAAGTGTTGGTGGCTCAAATTTAAGATGGCAGTTGAACTaattacacctttttttttcttcagatctACAAGATCGGCCAGGGCTACCACACCAAGGATGGAAAGCTGGTGAAGAACAACGCCTCCACTGAGTATGACCTGTCCAACAAGAGCATCAACCCCCTGGTACgtgatgataatgatggatTTTTTCCTTAATataacaaaatgtgtttcataACAAATGTGGCTTAccaatgtgtcttttttttttttttttttaaagggtggCTTTGTCCATTATGGAGAGGTGACCAATGACTTTGTCATGCTGAAGGGCTGTGTGGTGGGCACCAAGAAGAGGGTGCTCACTCTGCGCAAGGTGAGGCCAGTTTCagtgcttgtgtttttgcaaatatttgatTTAACATCTACACTTGACCTTGAATAGGAAGTGGCAGCAGATAAATTCTTAGCCATGACATAATTAGTGaacactgatttttatttttgtttaatttatttagttatttagttttttatatataatttttgtGCAGAGCCCTAGTGGAGCTTACATTTATCTGTTTTAGAGACTTCAGTTTCTAAATTGTGTTAAGTGGGCCAAGTGTTCCTGGAGctttaaatgactttttttttttttccccctcagtctCTGCTTGTGCAGACAAGCCGTCGTGCCCTGGAGAAGATCGACCTCAAATTCATCGACACCACCTCCAAGTTCGGTCATGGCCGCTTCCAGActgtggaggagaagaaggcGTTCATGGTAAGACTTTGTGCTTCGTCTGGTCCAAGGGGGAGAGAACGAGGCAGCAATAAACCAATTAATGCACTGCTCTTGTCATTATACATGTATTTTGGGTTTATTTGGTAAATGTGGGATATTTGGCATTCAACTAggtgggggtgggtgtgtgtttataccTCATATCTGACCATGGGACCCCATGAAGGCCCCTGCACTGTTCGTAACCTGGTTCAGCCTTCAGTATGAACTTTGGGTTCCATTCCAGTGCCAGAGTGAGTCCCAGTGAGGCAGGGGAGCAGTGCCACTTTGTGCTGGCTCCCTGTTCACTCTCTGGGAACAAAGGCCAGACTCTGCCAACACTTGGTCTGCAGGCCAACTGTATCACTATCCAGTATTGGCATATGACtgattgtcttgtttttctttatccaGGGACCACTCAAGAAGGACCGCATTGCCAAGGAAGAGACTGCCTGAAGTCCCTGTCCACAAGCTCTGTTGGTGCTGGATTGATTATATCACACTGTACTGCAGAGGtctttaataaaaaaacaaaaaacaagaactttgtgttgtctttcatcttttttcagAAGGTCAACATGGATGATTATTGGATGATGTAAAGTGAAGTTAGTACTAAGCTTGTAGCTTGAATTGAGTTGGCATGTTGGGAAGACGTGGTCAGTCATTATTTCTACAGGAGTTAACTGGAGATGCATTTTAGGAGCAGCCTTGGTCAAACATCTGCCATGAGATCAGTGAGGCTGGTTGTTAATGGGATGTGATCCTTTTTGTGGTGTCAACCATGAATTACTCCTTGTGTTGTAGGGAATCCTTAAGAATTGTTTTGTCCTGCTGAGCCTGTTGAAAGTGATCAGCCTGTTCATTTCACAAATTACAACTGAAAAGGTCTGTGTCAGCGGTGATGAGAGCAGCTACCTATGCAGAACTGATGGACAGCAAGACGCTTCATTTAGCTAACATTGCATGTTTGACTGGCAATGAGTCCTTGAGCTGTAAGGCTTGTATTTGGCTGACATCAGTCATAACTCCACCAGCCGCTACAGTAATTAAGCCCTGCCATCCGCTCTGACTCATCACAACCCAAACTTAAACCTCCACTTCAGCAGGTAATGAGGAAGACCCTGAGAGGGCGGCGCAGGCCATTTAGATGTCCCACACAGCGCCTCTCGGAGGCATACCTGCATAATATTCCGCACTCTTTGCAGAAAACTGGATTTCCTATAAGCATTTCCAAGGTCCCACCCATTTCCCATTAACCTGAAGTCGAAGGGAGCTGAAGGACAATTGTTCTCTGTTGAGCAGCATTTCAAGAATCTGACATTTTCGCAACCAAAGCAGTTCTTTAGAGAAAATATCCTT encodes the following:
- the rpl3 gene encoding large ribosomal subunit protein uL3 → MVESWLQFEAAGRTFTEGNLAESRDIWVCIYGRTPLSPASFSRIGDKMSHRKFSAPRHGSLGFLPRKRSRRHRGKVKSFPKDDASKPVHLTAFLGYKAGMTHIVREVDRPGSKVNKKEVVEAVTIVETPPMIVVGVVGYVQTPRGLRSFKTIFAEHVSDECKRRFYKNWYKSKKKAFTKYCKKWQDDEGKKQLEKDFASMKKYCQVVRIIAHTQMRLLPLRQKKSHLMEVQLNGGSISDKVDWAREKLEQAVLVNTVFTQDEMIDVIGVTKGHGYKGVTSRWHTKKLPRKTHRGLRKVACIGAWHPARVAFSVARAGQKGYHHRTEINKKIYKIGQGYHTKDGKLVKNNASTEYDLSNKSINPLGGFVHYGEVTNDFVMLKGCVVGTKKRVLTLRKSLLVQTSRRALEKIDLKFIDTTSKFGHGRFQTVEEKKAFMGPLKKDRIAKEETA